From a region of the Methylocystis hirsuta genome:
- a CDS encoding calcium:proton antiporter: MQAARITVGAVLFPALALGLAGVFLFGERWIAQIPASIDFAPPTLAAVLLIGAVFAALQHAEILGAKTGEPYGTLVLTIAVTFIEVAIMASMVEYGDEDPTEAREAVFSAIIIVCNGLVGLCLLLGGFRHHEQELQPMATSAYLAILIALSVLTLILPDYTTSSYGPTLSTIQLIFISVLSVLLYGAFLFIQTVRHRSYFIDVHVAAVGHGEAKPSRAMTIFAVLGLGASLLGVSLLAERVIPGLEEALRWGGVDDVNRVTGAAVAMLVLLPESLNSIRAATRNALQTSLNGALGSVVATIGLTVPAVALLSVATDRDIVFGLEKRDTVLLLLTLLLSVVSFGAGRTNLMTGLVHLVVFATYIFLLFVP; the protein is encoded by the coding sequence ATGCAGGCGGCGAGGATCACCGTTGGCGCGGTCCTGTTTCCGGCGCTGGCGCTGGGGCTGGCCGGCGTTTTTCTGTTCGGCGAGCGCTGGATCGCGCAAATTCCGGCGTCCATCGATTTCGCTCCGCCGACCCTCGCGGCGGTCTTGTTGATCGGGGCCGTCTTCGCCGCCTTGCAGCACGCCGAAATTCTCGGCGCCAAAACGGGCGAACCCTATGGCACGCTCGTCCTCACGATCGCCGTGACGTTCATCGAGGTCGCGATCATGGCCTCGATGGTCGAATATGGCGACGAGGATCCGACCGAAGCGCGCGAGGCGGTTTTCTCCGCGATCATCATCGTGTGCAACGGGCTTGTCGGCCTCTGCCTTCTGCTCGGCGGCTTCCGTCACCATGAGCAGGAACTCCAGCCGATGGCGACGAGCGCCTATCTGGCCATCCTGATCGCGCTTTCCGTGCTTACGCTCATTCTGCCCGATTATACGACGTCGAGCTACGGACCTACTCTGTCGACAATTCAGCTCATTTTCATCAGCGTTCTGTCGGTGCTGCTCTATGGCGCATTTCTCTTCATTCAGACGGTGCGGCATCGATCCTACTTTATCGACGTGCACGTCGCCGCCGTGGGCCACGGCGAGGCGAAGCCTTCGCGCGCGATGACGATCTTCGCAGTTTTGGGACTGGGCGCCAGCCTGCTTGGAGTCTCGCTGCTCGCGGAGCGCGTCATTCCCGGTCTTGAAGAGGCGCTTCGCTGGGGGGGCGTCGACGACGTGAACCGGGTGACCGGCGCGGCTGTGGCGATGTTGGTCCTGCTCCCCGAATCGCTGAACTCGATCCGCGCGGCGACCCGCAACGCGCTTCAGACAAGCCTCAACGGCGCGCTCGGTTCTGTCGTCGCGACGATCGGGCTCACCGTTCCCGCCGTGGCGCTGCTGAGCGTCGCGACGGACCGGGACATCGTCTTCGGTCTCGAAAAACGCGACACCGTCTTGCTGCTGCTGACATTGCTGCTCAGCGTTGTGAGCTTCGGCGCCGGCCGCACGAATCTCATGACCGGGCTGGTGCATCTCGTCGTTTTCGCGACATATATTTTTCTTTTGTTCGTGCCCTAA
- a CDS encoding glutathione S-transferase family protein — protein MSDDSLILYYAPRTRASGVLTLLEELDVPYELRVLNFQLDEQRKPEYFAVNPLGKVPAIVHNGALVTELGAIFIYLADAFPQKGLAPTIGDALRGPYLRWLVFYGSAFEPAIVDRSMKREPAPASRSPYGDFDGVMALINAQLGAGPYLFGERFTAADILWGAALRWTVGFGLVPESEHISAYVERVTSRPCFARVAQTDDELLKIHEAAAATR, from the coding sequence ATGAGCGACGACAGTCTGATCTTGTATTACGCGCCGCGCACGCGCGCCTCGGGCGTGCTGACTCTGCTCGAGGAACTCGACGTTCCTTACGAGCTGCGCGTGTTGAATTTCCAGCTCGACGAACAACGCAAGCCGGAATATTTCGCCGTCAATCCGCTCGGAAAAGTGCCGGCCATCGTTCACAATGGCGCGCTTGTGACCGAGCTTGGCGCGATTTTCATCTATCTTGCCGACGCTTTTCCGCAGAAAGGCCTCGCGCCAACTATTGGCGACGCCTTGCGCGGGCCTTATCTGCGCTGGCTCGTGTTCTACGGGTCGGCATTCGAGCCTGCGATCGTCGATCGTTCGATGAAGCGCGAGCCGGCGCCTGCAAGCCGAAGTCCCTACGGCGATTTCGATGGCGTCATGGCGCTGATCAACGCGCAATTGGGGGCTGGCCCCTATCTCTTCGGCGAGCGCTTCACCGCCGCCGACATTCTTTGGGGCGCCGCGCTGCGGTGGACAGTCGGTTTTGGCCTTGTTCCCGAAAGCGAGCACATCTCCGCCTATGTCGAGCGCGTGACGTCGCGTCCATGCTTTGCGCGCGTCGCGCAGACCGACGACGAGCTGCTCAAGATTCATGAAGCGGCGGCGGCGACTCGATGA
- the ung gene encoding uracil-DNA glycosylase, translated as MTKPVRLEESWRKHLAAEFEQPYFRELREFVRGEYVASRIYPPASQIFRAFDECPFDRVKVVILGQDPYHGAGQACGLCFAVGANTPPPPSLQNIFKEIEADLGRPVSRDPDLLRWARQGVLLLNATLTVRENAAGSHQNKGWEQFTDAAIHALSREREAVVFMLWGAYARRKGTGIDRRKHLVLECAHPSPLSANNGFFGCKHFSMANDYLVARGETPIDW; from the coding sequence ATGACCAAACCCGTCCGTCTCGAAGAAAGCTGGCGCAAACATCTCGCTGCGGAATTCGAACAGCCCTATTTCCGCGAGCTGCGGGAATTTGTCCGCGGCGAATATGTCGCAAGCCGCATCTATCCACCGGCGTCGCAGATTTTTCGCGCCTTCGACGAATGTCCGTTCGACAGAGTGAAAGTCGTCATTCTCGGGCAAGACCCCTATCACGGCGCCGGCCAGGCCTGCGGCCTTTGCTTCGCCGTCGGCGCCAACACACCGCCGCCGCCCTCGCTCCAGAACATCTTCAAGGAAATCGAAGCCGATCTCGGCCGTCCGGTTTCACGCGATCCCGATCTTTTGCGTTGGGCGCGACAAGGCGTGCTGCTGCTCAACGCCACGCTCACCGTGCGCGAGAACGCCGCCGGCTCGCACCAGAACAAGGGCTGGGAGCAATTCACCGACGCCGCCATTCACGCGCTATCGCGCGAACGCGAAGCCGTCGTCTTCATGCTGTGGGGCGCCTACGCCCGGCGCAAGGGCACCGGGATTGATCGGCGCAAACATCTCGTGCTCGAATGCGCGCATCCCTCGCCGCTTTCGGCCAACAATGGCTTTTTCGGCTGCAAGCATTTTTCGATGGCGAACGACTATCTCGTCGCGCGTGGCGAGACGCCGATCGACTGGTGA
- the tolQ gene encoding protein TolQ, with translation MNPAEIAASPLAAPAADITIWSMFWGAHIVVKIVMVGLLAASVWCWAIIIDKTLLFARMRRSMDRFEENFWSGNSLEELYGKLSERPQTGTATLFVAAMREWKRSFQAGASASFMGLQARIEKVLDVSIAREVEKLESNLLVLATVASAGPFVGLFGTVWGIMTSFRSIAASKNTSLAVVAPGIAEALLATAIGLFAAIPALIAYNKMQGDVAKAQARMESFADEFSAILSRQIDQHTASSNRDRAA, from the coding sequence ATGAATCCAGCCGAGATCGCCGCGAGCCCTCTCGCCGCTCCCGCCGCCGACATCACGATTTGGAGCATGTTCTGGGGCGCGCATATCGTCGTCAAGATCGTCATGGTCGGACTGCTCGCCGCCTCGGTGTGGTGCTGGGCGATCATCATCGACAAGACGCTGCTTTTCGCGCGCATGCGCCGCTCGATGGATCGCTTCGAGGAAAACTTCTGGTCGGGCAATTCGCTCGAGGAGCTGTACGGCAAGCTCTCCGAGCGGCCGCAGACCGGCACGGCGACGCTTTTCGTCGCCGCCATGCGGGAATGGAAGCGCTCCTTCCAGGCGGGCGCCAGCGCCTCCTTCATGGGCCTGCAGGCGCGTATCGAGAAGGTGCTCGACGTCTCTATCGCCCGTGAGGTCGAGAAGCTTGAATCCAATCTGCTCGTGCTCGCCACCGTGGCGTCCGCCGGCCCCTTCGTCGGCCTCTTCGGCACCGTGTGGGGCATCATGACGTCGTTCCGCTCGATCGCGGCCTCGAAGAACACCTCGCTCGCCGTCGTCGCGCCCGGCATCGCCGAAGCGCTGCTCGCCACCGCGATCGGCCTGTTCGCCGCCATTCCGGCGCTGATCGCCTACAACAAGATGCAGGGCGACGTCGCCAAGGCGCAGGCGCGGATGGAAAGCTTCGCCGACGAGTTCTCCGCGATCCTGTCGCGGCAGATCGACCAGCACACGGCCTCCTCGAACCGCGATCGCGCGGCGTAA
- the tolB gene encoding Tol-Pal system beta propeller repeat protein TolB, producing MTRCITRRAAAGLLAGAALAPVLPASLARAGRIIDLKGGGFQPVNIAVPPFVGDDAARTVTSVTLNNFKRSVFLNPIDPGALPANAAPPDAAPHLPAFKAVNAQFVLTGRSQRAGDGRLKTEFRLFDVTTGEQVAGQQYVTEAANMRRVAHLLSDAVFSRITGEKGFFDTRVVFVDETGSKDRRRKRLAMMDQDGANVRYLTRGDELVVTPRFSPNSLDVTYMSFGADGDPKVLLMNIENSQREVVGNFPGMTFSPRFSPDGQKIIMSLAQGSTTNLYTMDLRSRTTMRLTDTGAIDTAPSYSPDGARIVFESDRGGSQQIYVMGAHGGEAKRISFGGGRYSTPVWSPKGDYIAFTKQNGGNFAIGVMKIDGSGERILTEGFHNEGPTWAPNGLFLMFFRDSSGGGGPKIYMVDVFGRSETQVPTPGYASDPAWGPLQD from the coding sequence ATGACACGCTGCATCACCCGCCGCGCCGCCGCCGGCCTCCTCGCCGGCGCCGCGCTCGCCCCTGTCCTTCCCGCTTCTCTGGCGCGCGCCGGACGCATCATCGATCTCAAGGGCGGCGGCTTTCAGCCGGTCAATATCGCCGTCCCGCCTTTCGTCGGCGACGACGCCGCGCGCACCGTGACGTCGGTGACGCTCAATAACTTCAAACGCTCGGTGTTCTTGAATCCGATCGACCCGGGCGCCCTGCCCGCGAACGCCGCGCCGCCGGACGCCGCGCCCCATCTGCCGGCCTTCAAGGCTGTGAACGCGCAATTTGTCCTCACGGGTCGTTCCCAACGCGCCGGCGACGGCAGGCTGAAAACGGAGTTCCGACTCTTCGACGTAACGACGGGCGAACAAGTCGCGGGCCAGCAATATGTCACCGAGGCCGCCAATATGCGGCGCGTCGCGCATCTCCTCTCCGACGCAGTTTTTTCCCGCATCACCGGCGAAAAAGGCTTCTTCGACACGCGCGTCGTCTTTGTCGATGAAACAGGCTCCAAGGACAGGCGCCGCAAGCGCCTCGCCATGATGGATCAGGACGGCGCGAACGTGCGCTATTTGACGCGCGGCGACGAACTCGTCGTCACGCCGCGATTTTCGCCCAACTCGCTCGACGTCACCTACATGTCGTTTGGCGCCGACGGCGACCCCAAAGTCCTGTTGATGAATATCGAGAACAGCCAGCGCGAAGTGGTCGGCAATTTTCCGGGCATGACCTTCTCGCCGCGGTTCTCGCCCGACGGACAGAAGATCATCATGTCGCTGGCGCAGGGCTCGACGACCAATCTCTATACGATGGATCTGCGCTCGCGCACGACGATGCGTCTGACCGACACCGGCGCCATCGACACCGCGCCCTCTTACTCGCCCGACGGCGCGCGCATCGTCTTCGAGAGCGACCGCGGCGGTTCGCAGCAGATATATGTCATGGGCGCGCATGGCGGTGAGGCAAAGCGCATTTCATTCGGCGGCGGCCGCTATTCGACTCCCGTCTGGTCGCCAAAGGGCGACTACATCGCCTTCACCAAGCAGAACGGCGGCAATTTCGCGATCGGCGTCATGAAGATCGATGGCTCCGGCGAGCGCATTCTCACCGAGGGCTTTCACAATGAAGGGCCGACCTGGGCGCCCAACGGTCTCTTCCTGATGTTCTTTCGCGACTCCTCCGGCGGCGGCGGACCAAAAATCTACATGGTCGACGTCTTCGGCCGTTCGGAGACTCAGGTGCCGACGCCAGGCTATGCGAGCGATCCCGCCTGGGGCCCGCTGCAGGATTGA
- a CDS encoding ExbD/TolR family protein, with protein sequence MGASLSTPGRKGGRRRRGVPRYGAMAEINMTPFIDVMLVLLIIFMVAAPLLATGVAVDLPQTKAGALNIDQKPVSIAIDEKGQVFLMDQPVETTQLLDRLKEAVKQGFDERIYVRGSKAVNYGRVAEVMSLVISAGYKKVALVTEQEKK encoded by the coding sequence ATGGGCGCTTCCCTCTCGACCCCGGGACGCAAGGGCGGCAGGCGGCGGCGCGGCGTGCCGCGCTACGGCGCCATGGCCGAAATCAACATGACGCCGTTCATCGACGTCATGCTGGTGCTGCTCATCATCTTCATGGTGGCGGCGCCGCTGCTCGCCACCGGCGTCGCCGTCGATCTTCCGCAGACCAAGGCCGGCGCGCTCAACATCGATCAGAAGCCGGTCTCGATCGCCATCGACGAGAAGGGACAGGTGTTCCTGATGGATCAGCCGGTCGAGACGACGCAGCTGCTCGACAGGCTGAAGGAAGCCGTGAAGCAGGGATTTGACGAACGCATCTATGTGCGCGGCTCCAAGGCGGTCAACTACGGCCGCGTCGCCGAAGTGATGTCGCTTGTCATAAGCGCCGGCTACAAGAAGGTCGCGCTGGTGACGGAGCAGGAGAAGAAGTGA
- a CDS encoding nucleotidyltransferase family protein: MKRVEAITRLQEYAPAIKARGVTSLFLFGSAARDEAAADSDLDLFIDYDPASRFNAFDLVGIKLFLEDELKTAVDLTARDGLHPRLRQAIEKSAVRVF, translated from the coding sequence ATGAAACGCGTCGAAGCCATCACTCGACTGCAGGAATACGCGCCGGCCATCAAGGCTCGCGGCGTGACATCCTTATTCCTTTTTGGCTCCGCCGCACGCGATGAAGCGGCGGCGGACAGCGATCTCGATCTTTTCATCGACTATGATCCCGCCAGCCGATTCAACGCATTTGATCTTGTCGGCATTAAACTTTTTCTCGAGGATGAGTTGAAGACTGCGGTGGATTTGACCGCTCGGGACGGCCTGCATCCTCGCCTGCGCCAGGCGATCGAGAAATCGGCGGTCCGCGTTTTTTAA
- a CDS encoding cell envelope biogenesis protein TolA, with amino-acid sequence MKISRSEPGFPLSSAIHAGLLLAAFVLFSDARKFDDAVEMVPVDLVTDSELTQIMKGEKTAREIKPSPRVDKVAPEAETKPEPPLAEAKKDITPPPPLARPLPQPTADDAPPTPPKRAAALPPKPEPPPKPVEKQPEPKPAAKPKAAAPEPEKKEPEKKEPDEAEVVKPKPPARTKPDNTAKDAAATEKPKERLKIDEVAKLLDSKKQQDKPEPETSIGELAEKAVKESKPKSGEENAPKSKFDAASISKLLSREAPQRKAATGRATQAAALGAPTGAAATMSASMEARIAAYIHDHYYPCWASGLSLGGQSYTPIVEFHLSREGELEGRPKLLNASASPTEHARGEQAMQAVRRCSPMRIPPEFLPYYEEALHEVTIRFQDSN; translated from the coding sequence GTGAAAATTTCGCGCTCCGAACCCGGTTTTCCTCTCTCCTCGGCAATCCACGCGGGATTGCTTCTGGCGGCGTTCGTCCTGTTTTCCGACGCCCGGAAATTCGATGATGCAGTGGAGATGGTTCCGGTCGACCTCGTCACCGACAGCGAACTCACGCAGATCATGAAGGGCGAGAAAACCGCACGCGAGATCAAGCCCTCGCCGCGCGTCGATAAGGTCGCGCCCGAGGCTGAAACAAAGCCAGAGCCGCCGCTCGCGGAAGCAAAGAAAGACATAACGCCGCCGCCCCCCTTAGCGCGTCCGCTGCCGCAACCGACCGCCGACGATGCGCCGCCGACGCCGCCCAAGCGAGCCGCCGCGCTGCCGCCGAAGCCGGAGCCGCCGCCAAAGCCCGTCGAAAAACAGCCCGAACCGAAGCCAGCGGCAAAGCCTAAAGCCGCTGCGCCGGAACCGGAGAAGAAAGAGCCCGAGAAAAAGGAGCCGGACGAAGCGGAAGTCGTGAAGCCAAAGCCGCCCGCCCGCACGAAGCCGGACAACACGGCAAAGGACGCGGCCGCGACGGAGAAACCGAAAGAGCGGCTTAAGATCGACGAGGTGGCGAAGCTCCTCGACAGCAAGAAGCAGCAAGACAAGCCTGAGCCCGAGACGTCGATCGGCGAACTCGCCGAAAAGGCCGTCAAGGAGTCGAAGCCGAAGTCGGGCGAGGAGAATGCCCCGAAGTCGAAATTCGACGCCGCCAGCATCTCGAAACTGCTGAGCCGCGAAGCGCCGCAACGCAAGGCCGCGACCGGCCGAGCGACGCAGGCGGCTGCGCTCGGCGCGCCAACGGGAGCGGCCGCAACGATGTCGGCTTCGATGGAGGCGCGCATCGCCGCCTACATTCACGACCACTACTATCCCTGCTGGGCGTCCGGCTTGTCGCTTGGCGGGCAGAGCTATACGCCGATCGTCGAGTTCCATCTTTCGCGCGAAGGCGAACTCGAAGGGCGTCCGAAACTGCTGAACGCCTCGGCGAGTCCGACCGAACACGCCCGCGGCGAGCAGGCGATGCAGGCGGTGCGCCGCTGCAGCCCGATGCGCATTCCGCCCGAGTTCCTGCCCTATTACGAAGAGGCGCTGCACGAGGTCACGATCCGCTTCCAGGATTCGAATTAG